One Salvia miltiorrhiza cultivar Shanhuang (shh) chromosome 6, IMPLAD_Smil_shh, whole genome shotgun sequence genomic window, tctctctctttctctctctatcagCCGCCTCGTTTCCATCCTCCAGAAAATCCTAAAATCGTCAGCCCCATTCGACCGGCGCCGCCACCACTTCCCCCCTCTGTTGGTGGCCGGTGCTCGTCGGCTATTGTTGGGCGACGTATTGCATATATTCGGCACGTACAgggctctctctctccactgGTCGCCTCTTCGCGTTTCTCCCGGAAATCCCAAAGTCGCCGGTCCAAAtcgaccgccgccgcctccgcttCAGTCAATTTTTGTATCCCCTTGGTTCGTCGGCTCCAAATTTCTGGTGTTCATTGGTTACTGTGAAACCCCTAAAATTTCACAGATCTAAGACGAGCGGCCGCCGATCTCGACCACCGCCGTGATGAACAACCCATGGGAGGGTTACCTGAGCGGCACGTACATTCCAGATACGGAGGAGGATTTCTCAAACTGGGGTTCACCTCCAAAGGTGTATTTTCCTTTCTCGGCGACGTTTTCGGAGGAAGAAGGAGAGTCTGACATGGTGGAGGAGATTGAAGCCGTGTGTTCGCCGGTCAAAACCCTAGCTTCGCCGAAATCCAGGTGGTCTTTGTTTAGGCGTCCTGCCCCCTTGAAATATTATCAAATGTTGAGCTCTCCTACTGTGGAGACTTTAATTTCATATCCTGATGATGTTTCCCTCGTTTGTGAGGAAAATTGGGACGACGTTGTTCGTTATTGTGGTCCAGAGGCCCCTGTGAGGAAGCCTGCGTACTCTCCTGCAATGTTGGTCTTCTTGAATGGCATGCTCCCTTTTCCAGAATATTGGGTGAGATCCTCCAATTTTACATGCCTCTCTGTATATGTTGATTGGTATAGGCTCTGTGTGGCCTCTGTTTTTGCACTATCCCCTGTATATGTTGATTGGTATAGGCTCTGTGTGGCCTCTGTTTTTGAACTGTTTCCTGAATATGTTGATTGGTATAGGCTCTATGTGGCATCTGTTTTTGAACTATAACCTGTATATGTGCACTTGGAATATGTGTTGGGTGATGGTTAGCAAGTTTGAGATGATGAAACTATGCTCATGAATTGTTTTAAGTTAAAAACTCTATGATGAACTAGAAGCCACTGAGATGTTCGATTTACAGCCCCTAATGTGCGTACATATGTTGGTGTGTGCCCTATATGCGTACATATGATGGTGTGTGCTCATATGTTGCTTTAATTAAGCTTACATATGCTGGTGTGTGCCCATGTGTAGTGCAATTGTTGGTGTGTGCCCATATGTACAATGTCTAAGGttaaaactgaaactgaaaATGCATTTCACTAAAAAGGCTGACTGCATACATCCAAATCGTTACAAAAACTTACTCTTAACTGCCTACAAAAAGTTTTAATGTATGTGGCAGCCTCCATGACCACCTATGCTTCCAAAATACAGCCTTCATTACATCATTTTCATGAAACTTGAATACCTAAGCCATTCATTTGGTATTCAATTTCATCTAAGGAAATTGAACTTATTCCAAGTGCATTCCTTAGATGATCCATGCCACTTACAATTCCATTCTCCATGAGATAGTTAATTGCCTCTTTAACTAAATCATGTGGAACTTGTAAGTTGATTGGTAGTTCTCCCTGCCTAGTAAGTGATCCTTTCTTCATATGAGGGATTTTGTAGCAGTTTTGGCCTTTCACCTTTAGAATTTCAGTCAAACAACCTTGAAGGCTTAAGAAAACCTTGTTGAGTGTTGTAGGAGATAGTTCATCAAATGAACTCTTCACTGCCTCCACTAGTGTATCTACGTTGGTACAAACTGATTCAGTTTGTAGTCTTTGAATGGCCCTAAACCAACCAAGATCATTAATGTTGGTATCCGGTGAATTGGGTGGTTGATGAACAATCTTTATGTCAAATCCATCTGAGCTGGCAGCCTTTCTAAAATCTGGATCACTATCTTTAATGTGAGGCTTCGCGTTGTCTTGTTGAATAAAGATCACCCTACTTGCAAATTGTGGCCACTTGGCCTTTATGGCAGGAATAATCTGCCAACATACATTTACATCAGCTGTTCAGCCCCTAAGTAATGAACATCCTATCTAAAACACATGTTAATTGAATACATATCATCGTTGAGTGACAAACATGACATATTTCATGTAAAAGTACTACCTTATTAATAATGCAGTCCTTAATTACTTCCTTGGTGATTGATTGAATGGGCTTTTGCTCCAGAGTACCTGCCTCCCTGTTTTTGCTATTTCTCTTGGCTGGTACATATTCTGTAAATGGGAAAATGCCTATTTTCCCATCAAAAAGCACAGTCCCATCTTCTGCAATCAAGGGCCTGCACACAGCGCACATGAACATCACTTTCGTTATGAACTTCTTTGACTTGCAAGTCCTGTGTGGTTCGGCCTCTCCGGGTGTCAAATAAAACCGGTGATTTGCTTTGGTTATGTaaaaccatttctcatcaatATGCACCGTGTTGTGCATACTCTTGAATTGAAGCACCTTGAGTATTCTATCATACTCGATTGCTTCAAGAGAAAACTTTAGACGTAGCAACTTGTTAGGGGCTGTTAAGTCGGGTTTTATCGCACTAGTATGAGCCCTGATCAAACCCTTGCTAATCCATCGCCCAACTGTGCTCTTGCTGCAATTTATTCCACTTGCTAGCCTCCGAATGGTTGATCTTTTGCTTAGCTCCAATGTTGAAATTAATTGAAGATCTATTTCAACTCTCTTGCGTCGTAGTTTATTGATTTTGCCACTGATTGAATGCATATGCTGACCTTGATTCTGTTGTTTTTTTGCAGCAGTCCATAGTCGCGTCACCGTCCGACGGCAAACGCCGAACTTGACAGCAGCAGCCTGAATTCTGCCCCGTTTTGGCTTTCCACCTTGGCTGTCTTCAAGAATAAACTGCACGATCGAGTTTCTATCGCCTGTTGATAGATCTTTTCGCCccattttttctgtttttgaaTGGTTTATTGTGGCAAAAAGTAGGCTGCCACAATTTCATAGTTTTTGAAGTGTAATAGCCTTGTGTAGTGAATGGCAGATTTTATAGAACTTGGCAGTGAATTTTGGTGGGAATTTTGAAAGCTgtgaattaaatgaaaaagtTTCAGATTTTTGCTCTACTTTTCCCTCTTCTTTTTtcatttcagatttttgctCTAATTTTGAAGTGTAATGCCTTGAATTCTGCCAGCCTATTAAATTTGAAGGGATCAA contains:
- the LOC130990507 gene encoding uncharacterized protein LOC130990507, which encodes MGRKDLSTGDRNSIVQFILEDSQGGKPKRGRIQAAAVKFGVCRRTVTRLWTAAKKQQNQGQHMHSISGKINKLRRKRVEIDLQLISTLELSKRSTIRRLASGINCSKSTVGRWISKGLIRAHTSAIKPDLTAPNKLLRLKFSLEAIEYDRILKVLQFKSMHNTVHIDEKWFYITKANHRFYLTPGEAEPHRTCKSKKFITKVMFMCAVCRPLIAEDGTVLFDGKIGIFPFTEYVPAKRNSKNREAGTLEQKPIQSITKEVIKDCIINKIIPAIKAKWPQFASRVIFIQQDNAKPHIKDSDPDFRKAASSDGFDIKIVHQPPNSPDTNINDLGWFRAIQRLQTESVCTNVDTLVEAVKSSFDELSPTTLNKVFLSLQGCLTEILKVKGQNCYKIPHMKKGSLTRQGELPINLQVPHDLVKEAINYLMENGIVSGMDHLRNALGISSISLDEIEYQMNGLGIQVS